The following proteins are co-located in the Styela clava chromosome 15, kaStyClav1.hap1.2, whole genome shotgun sequence genome:
- the LOC120334095 gene encoding protein STPG3-like has protein sequence MSNQSPSEFLIAPTSSNMIPFPAVALREADGASRDGADSGIDMKIQQRAQQETNEGTKLPPTRHNTSTRGSNVGLPPDRVVTSSIMGRYSTELPSQQKFVRLSTVSARNSLRHPRTFYQPIQSEIDYPRRNISWYEATESRPPLRIDMSGPSPTTYSPCNKPLYETNAPAYSFGRKEIEKAGSGQKAWGKLWFRSHSPFTFKTNYELHWPSPFHYQHKSTLGPKQVNKPAFPSHSIGTPTSLQPPKHKARMTVQPVPTIYYPEVVALSRMRRAPAHTMGSKLQNRNWTPIMDVPAPNMYNPLKSILITKPTQPAYTVCGFRKDKRHDVGPFFTL, from the exons ATGTCAAATCAAAGTCCATCCGAGTTTCTCATTGCTCCAACTTCATCAAACATGATTCCCTTTCCTGCAGTTGCTTTGAGGGAAGCTGATGGAGCATCACGTGATGGGGCAGACAGTG GTATTGACATGAAGATACAACAAAGAGCACAACAAGAG ACAAATGAAGGAACAAAGCTTCCACCAACCAGACATAACACATCAACAAGAGGATCAAATGTAGGATTGCCACCTGACAGAGTGGTAACTTCATCTATTATGGGAAG gTATTCAACTGAGTTACCTTCACAGCAAAAGTTTGTCAGATTATCTACAGTGTCAGCCAG AAATAGTTTGAGACATCCAAGAACATTTTATCAACCTATTCAAAGTGAGATAGATTATCCAAGAAGAAATATAT CTTGGTATGAAGCCACTGAAAGTCGACCACCTCTACGAATTGATATGTCGGGGCCATCCCCAACCACGTATTCACCTTGTAATAAGCCATTGTATGAAACTAACGCTCCTGCATACTCATTTGGAAGAAAAGAAATTGAGAAAG CTGGCAGTGGACAAAAAGCCTGGGGAAAGCTATGGTTCCGTTCACACAGTCCATTTACTTTTAAAACAAACTATGAACTTCACTGGCCTTCACCTTTCCACTATCAACATAAATCAACTTTAGGACCAAAACAAGTAAACAAGCCTGCATTCCCAAGTCACAGTATAG GAACGCCTACCAGTCTCCAACCTCCAAAGCATAAGGCAAGAATGACTGTACAACCAGTACCTACTATATACTACCCAGAAGTAGTGGCATTGAGCAGAATGCGACGAGCACCAGCGCACACCATGGGATCTAAGCTACAGAATCGAAACTGGACTCCTATAA TGGACGTACCTGCACCCAACATGTACAACCCTCTCAAATCAATCTTGATTACAAAGCCAACTCAGCCTGCATATACAGTATGTGGATTTCGGAAAGATAAGCGACATGACGTAGGACCATTTTTTACACTGTAA
- the LOC120334091 gene encoding protein FAM91A1-like yields the protein MNKDVEKHIKDGYVWSKLPERVKMACGNSEEEYNRSLLNYAIRNQVRYRGSTVRHVIKNEKAYYERLLDYSKKNLMLYPYHLQERMIGLRMTAFSYYISMMEEIMKEERSYDSLPNFTAADCLRLLGIGRNQYIDLMNNSRSNKKFSFRRKPQYREFLPKTPVLTNIEPWWLVNVGFITEDDIKFCTPRMKTCIDKLIDDGPTMACVIDREMLTKLYMKGLIYLDVPVHDDTKVIVPPLEGFVMNRVLGDYFETLLYKIFVSIDEKTTLSELSTVLDISLDLVKNAVSVFCRLGFSKLKDGFDVNNEPTAHRSWKDNVMVKSRNASTSSGQLLLVGPSLLDFFDFNEDSESKSNSHFRDVDATNVDGDEISMGGVGKVERDDTLSVTSHSSSSSLPTSCCPGKRIAFLFDSSLTAFLMMGNLSPGLKNHAVTLFEVGKLTDEGVAHFVSELYKVRTVEDDEGEARRYFDHAVNLRSTIEFLRHNEKLTEIFCKDDKQENLTENSEKENLGIGLDLIRCESLSGLDHKTVARLINKNYHIVVTMAPLNDEIITNLSHKLTDATTDDNKSETKDDVSLTAHWFGPPCASVNSVWFKLYLYHMTGYGPPSLLLARGAKCCHLPSVFEDYDELLITSIGHDPCIVATSNVVLMLSEALTHSPVLIQGHSLKEMRTERIYLPFPFTNSGNSSENTLTSETSKLPDSGDSQNTPTKPLKSQSSTDSDFSEEQRNLLSDSDIVSKIGSILDLKNTCGYIVVLVSRPHIPITMETTVQQLEAGDTKELVSNKSEDVKWQLLNVNFGIPLFDKSLNREVCDRFVSCGLCEKSRATSLLETNNKLLEDVQKFVFDSQNSTSDGFMKFTATDENVPYPRESLFFNDGTLSSWDGL from the exons ATGAATAAGGATGTTGAAAAGCATATTAAGGATGGATATGTTTGGTCAAAACTGCCTGAAAGGGTTAAAATG GCATGTGGAAATTCAGAAGAAGAATACAATCGATCGTTATTAAATTATGCAATTCGAAACCAAGTTCGATATCGTGGTTCAACTGTTCGTCATGTGATTAAAAATGAGAAAGCTTATTATGAACGACTTCTCGATTATAGCAAGAAAAATTTAATGTTGTATCCTTATCACTTACAAG AAAGAATGATTGGACTTCGAATGACTGCGTTTTCCTATTATATATCAATGATGGAAGAAATAATGAAAGAAGAAAGAAGTTATGATTCTCTTCCGAATTTTACAGCTGCAGATT GCCTTCGGCTACTTGGCATTGGTAGAAACCAATATATTGACCTTATGAACAATTCTCGTTCGAATAAAAAGTTCTCGTTTCGAAGGAAGCCGCAATACCGAGAATTTTTACCAAAAACTCCAGTCTTGACTAACATAGAGCCATGGTGGTTGGTGAATGTGGGTTTCATCACTGAAGACGATATCAAG TTTTGTACTCCGAGAATGAAGACGTGCATTGATAAACTGATAGATGATGGTCCAACTATGGCTTGTGTAATTGATCGTGAGATGTTGACAAAACTTTATATGAAAGGATTAATATATTTGGATGTCCCTGTTCACGACGACACTAAAGTTATTG TTCCACCATTGGAAGGATTTGTTATGAATCGTGTGTTGGGAGACTATTTTGAAAcgttattatacaaaatatttgtttccatCGATGAAAAAACTACATTATCAGAACTATCCACAGTGTTGGATATCAGTTTGGATCTTGTCAAG AATGCGGTCTCTGTTTTTTGCCGTCTCGGATTCTCGAAATTGAAAGATGGTTTTGACGTAAATAATGAACCGACAGCCCATAGGTCTTGGAAGGACAATGTTATGGTTAAG TCTAGAAATGCATCAACAAGTTCTGGTCAACTGCTTCTTGTCGGACCTAGTTTGCTCGATTTCTTTGACTTCAATGAAGATTCTGAAAG cAAATCGAATTCTCATTTTCGTGATGTTGATGCAACAAATGTTGATGGCGATGAAATATCAATGGGAGGTGTAGGCAAAGTGGAAAGAG ATGACACGTTGAGTGTAACAAGTCATTCATCTTCAAGTTCTCTACCAACATCGTGTTGCCCTGGGAAACGAATCGcatttttatttgattcatCTCTGACAGCTTTTCTTATGATGGGAAATCTCTCCCCA GGCCTCAAAAACCATGCAGTCACATTATTTGAAGTTGGTAAATTAACAGATGAGGGTGTCGCACATTTCGTTTCTGAATTATATAAAGTACGAACTGTAGAAGATGATGAAGGAGAAGCAAGACGGTATTTCGACCATGCCGTTAATCTGAG gTCAACAATTGAATTCTTACGTCACAATGAAAAACTTAcagaaatattttgcaaagatGATAAGCAGGAAAATTTAACAGAAAATTCGGAGAAAG AAAATCTTGGAATTGGTCTCGATTTAATACGATGTGAAAGTTTGAGTGGGCTAGATCATAAAACAGTAGCAAGGTTGATTAATAag AACTATCACATTGTTGTCACTATGGCTCCTCTCAATGACGAAATTATAACAAACTTGAGTCACAAACTTACAGATGCAACTACAGATGATAACAAATCTGAAACTAAAG atgaTGTCTCTTTGACAGCTCATTGGTTTGGTCCACCTTGTGCCTCGGTCAACTCAGTTTGGTTTAAATTGTATCTTTATCACATGACTGGTTATGGTCCACCGAGTTTACTTCTTGCCAGAGGAGCAAAATGCTGCCACTTACCAAGTGTATTTGAG GATTATGATGAACTTTTGATCACATCAATAGGTCATGACCCCTGCATTGTCGCGACGTCAAATGTCGTTCTTATGCTTAGTGAAGCGTTAACACATTCTCCAGTATTAATTCAG gGTCACAGTTTGAAAGAGATGAGGACTGAAAGAATATACTTGCCATTTCCTTTTACAAATTCAGGGAATAGCTCTGAAAATACTCTCACATCTGAAACGAGTAAATTACCGGATTCGGGCGACTCCCAAAATACACCCACAAAGCCGTTAAAATCCCAGTCTAGTACTGATAGTGACTTTTCCGAAGAACAAAGAAATTTATTATCTGACTCTGATATTGTTAGTAAGATTGGCTCCATACTGGACTTAAAAAATACTTGTGGGTATATAGTGGTTTTAGTGTCTCGACCGCACATTCCTATTACGATGGAAACTACCGTACAACAACTTGAAGCAGGAGATACAAAAGAGTTAGTTTCAA ATAAAAGTGAAGATGTCAAATGGCAACTTTTAAATGTTAATTTTGGAATACCATTGTTTGATAAATCACTTAATCGGGAAGTGTGTGACAGATTCGTTTCTTGTGGATTGTGTGAGAAGAGCAG AGCAACATCCCTTCTAGAAACAAACAATAAACTTTTGGAGGAtgttcaaaaatttgtttttgattctCAA AATTCAACTTCTGATGGATTCATGAAATTCACAGCAACGGATGAAAATGTTCCTTACCCAAGggaaagtttattttttaatgacgGAACATTATCATCCTGGGATGGCCTTTGA
- the LOC120334092 gene encoding large ribosomal subunit protein eL22-like isoform X1, whose translation MAAAQKRQGAAVKGKSKKKKTQLKFTLDCTHPVEDGIMDVGNFENFLKERVKVNGKTNNLGNQVVIELNKTKINITSDIPFSKRYLKYLTKKYLKKNNLRDWLRVIAATKDSYELRYFQINQDEEEEEEED comes from the exons ATGGCGGCG GCACAAAAGAGACAAGGTGCAGCTGTTAAAGGCAAGAGCAAGAAAAAGAAGACTCAATTAAAATTCACTCTTGATTGCACGCACCCCGTCGAAGATGGAATCATGGATGTCGGCAACTTT GAAAACTTTTTGAAAGAAAGAGTAAAAGTTAACGGCAAAACTAATAATCTTGGAAATCAAGTAGTGATTGAACTTAATAAGACGAAGATCAATATCACGAGCGACATCCCTTTCTCAAAAAG atatttgaaGTACCTCACTAAGAAATACTTGAAGAAAAATAACCTTCGTGATTGGTTGAGAGTCATTGCTGCTACGAAAGACTCTTATGAACTGAG ATATTTCCAGATCAACCAAGACGAAGAAGAGGAGGAAGAAGaagattaa
- the LOC120333991 gene encoding uncharacterized protein LOC120333991 isoform X3: protein MKVYCVLLFIVLAVAAVCVDATLIHRIRRETSGDGKEGSATDNGSGCLGDDEDCVVTVSPTTGGNEGSASGHGCTADDEDCGVTEAPPTDGPVTDDGSNETGSGDGGTGTDCLEDDEDCSGSGGGPDHSGEGSGEEPSHSGDGSDPK, encoded by the exons ATGAAGGTGTATTGTGTTCTCCTATTTATAGTCTTAGCTG TTGCGGCCGTATGTGTTGACGCCACATTGATACATCGTATAAGAAGAGAGACATCAG GTGATGGAAAAGAAGGCTCGGCAACCGACAATGGAAGCG GGTGCTTGGGTGATGACGAGGACTGTGTAGTTACTGTATCACCGACCA CTGGCGGGAACGAAGGCTCGGCGTCCGGCCACG GTTGTACAGCGGACGACGAAGACTGCGGTGTAACTGAAGCACCACCAACCG ATGGTCCAGTAACGGATGATg gAAGTAACGAGACTGGATCTGGCGACggaggtaccggtaccg ATTGTTTGGAAGACGATGAAGATTGTTCAG GCAGCGGAGGGGGACCAGATCATTCCGGCGAAG GGAGCGGAGAGGAGCCATCACACTCTGGCGACG GGAGTGATCCGAAGTAA
- the LOC120333991 gene encoding uncharacterized protein LOC120333991 isoform X1 — MKVYCVLLFIVLAVAAVCVDATLIHRIRRETSGDGKEGSATDNGSGCLGDDEDCVVTVSPTTGGNEGSASGHGCTADDEDCGVTEAPPTDGPVTDDGEGSSYTTDSPGDGSNETGSGDGGTGTDCLEDDEDCSGSGGGPDHSGEGSGEEPSHSGDGSDPK, encoded by the exons ATGAAGGTGTATTGTGTTCTCCTATTTATAGTCTTAGCTG TTGCGGCCGTATGTGTTGACGCCACATTGATACATCGTATAAGAAGAGAGACATCAG GTGATGGAAAAGAAGGCTCGGCAACCGACAATGGAAGCG GGTGCTTGGGTGATGACGAGGACTGTGTAGTTACTGTATCACCGACCA CTGGCGGGAACGAAGGCTCGGCGTCCGGCCACG GTTGTACAGCGGACGACGAAGACTGCGGTGTAACTGAAGCACCACCAACCG ATGGTCCAGTAACGGATGATg gCGAAGGCTCTAGTTATACAACGGACAGCCCTGGCGATG gAAGTAACGAGACTGGATCTGGCGACggaggtaccggtaccg ATTGTTTGGAAGACGATGAAGATTGTTCAG GCAGCGGAGGGGGACCAGATCATTCCGGCGAAG GGAGCGGAGAGGAGCCATCACACTCTGGCGACG GGAGTGATCCGAAGTAA
- the LOC120333991 gene encoding uncharacterized protein LOC120333991 isoform X2 codes for MKVYCVLLFIVLAVAAVCVDATLIHRIRRETSGDGKEGSATDNGSGCLGDDEDCVVTVSPTTGGNEGSASGHGCTADDEDCGVTEAPPTDGPVTDDGEGSSYTTDSPGDGSNETGSGDGGTGTDCLEDDEDCSGSGEEPSHSGDGSDPK; via the exons ATGAAGGTGTATTGTGTTCTCCTATTTATAGTCTTAGCTG TTGCGGCCGTATGTGTTGACGCCACATTGATACATCGTATAAGAAGAGAGACATCAG GTGATGGAAAAGAAGGCTCGGCAACCGACAATGGAAGCG GGTGCTTGGGTGATGACGAGGACTGTGTAGTTACTGTATCACCGACCA CTGGCGGGAACGAAGGCTCGGCGTCCGGCCACG GTTGTACAGCGGACGACGAAGACTGCGGTGTAACTGAAGCACCACCAACCG ATGGTCCAGTAACGGATGATg gCGAAGGCTCTAGTTATACAACGGACAGCCCTGGCGATG gAAGTAACGAGACTGGATCTGGCGACggaggtaccggtaccg ATTGTTTGGAAGACGATGAAGATTGTTCAG GGAGCGGAGAGGAGCCATCACACTCTGGCGACG GGAGTGATCCGAAGTAA
- the LOC120334092 gene encoding large ribosomal subunit protein eL22-like isoform X2 yields the protein MAQKRQGAAVKGKSKKKKTQLKFTLDCTHPVEDGIMDVGNFENFLKERVKVNGKTNNLGNQVVIELNKTKINITSDIPFSKRYLKYLTKKYLKKNNLRDWLRVIAATKDSYELRYFQINQDEEEEEEED from the exons ATG GCACAAAAGAGACAAGGTGCAGCTGTTAAAGGCAAGAGCAAGAAAAAGAAGACTCAATTAAAATTCACTCTTGATTGCACGCACCCCGTCGAAGATGGAATCATGGATGTCGGCAACTTT GAAAACTTTTTGAAAGAAAGAGTAAAAGTTAACGGCAAAACTAATAATCTTGGAAATCAAGTAGTGATTGAACTTAATAAGACGAAGATCAATATCACGAGCGACATCCCTTTCTCAAAAAG atatttgaaGTACCTCACTAAGAAATACTTGAAGAAAAATAACCTTCGTGATTGGTTGAGAGTCATTGCTGCTACGAAAGACTCTTATGAACTGAG ATATTTCCAGATCAACCAAGACGAAGAAGAGGAGGAAGAAGaagattaa
- the LOC120333991 gene encoding uncharacterized protein LOC120333991 isoform X4 — MKVYCVLLFIVLAVAAVCVDATLIHRIRRETSGDGKEGSATDNGSGCLGDDEDCVVTVSPTTGGNEGSASGHGCTADDEDCGVTEAPPTDGPVTDDGSNETGSGDGGTGTDCLEDDEDCSGSGEEPSHSGDGSDPK, encoded by the exons ATGAAGGTGTATTGTGTTCTCCTATTTATAGTCTTAGCTG TTGCGGCCGTATGTGTTGACGCCACATTGATACATCGTATAAGAAGAGAGACATCAG GTGATGGAAAAGAAGGCTCGGCAACCGACAATGGAAGCG GGTGCTTGGGTGATGACGAGGACTGTGTAGTTACTGTATCACCGACCA CTGGCGGGAACGAAGGCTCGGCGTCCGGCCACG GTTGTACAGCGGACGACGAAGACTGCGGTGTAACTGAAGCACCACCAACCG ATGGTCCAGTAACGGATGATg gAAGTAACGAGACTGGATCTGGCGACggaggtaccggtaccg ATTGTTTGGAAGACGATGAAGATTGTTCAG GGAGCGGAGAGGAGCCATCACACTCTGGCGACG GGAGTGATCCGAAGTAA